The following coding sequences lie in one Zingiber officinale cultivar Zhangliang chromosome 2B, Zo_v1.1, whole genome shotgun sequence genomic window:
- the LOC122045733 gene encoding auxin response factor 7-like encodes MAVALANSSPGFGTSGDALYKELWHACAGPLVTLPREGERVYYFPQGHMEQLEASTNQGLDHHVPAFNLPSKILCKVVNVVLRAEEDTDEVFAQITLLPESNPGEITSPDPPLPEPERPKVHSFCKTLTASDTSTHGGFSVLRRHAEECLPPLDMSQDPPSQELLAKDLHGNDWRFRHIFRGQPRRHLLTSGWSVFVSSKRLAAGDAFIFLRGESDELRVGVRRLKRQLTNMPTSVISSHSMHLGVLATASHAITTGTLFSVFYRPRASQAEFIICLNKYVEAKNQKLSVGMRFKMRFEGDEAPERRLSGTIVGVNKKTSSQWGDSEWRSLKVQWDEQLSITLPGRVSPWELEPLVAAIPPISQPVQRVKRARPPVSLISSVLSSGSGGWKSPSQTAQMFSFSASQSVLELHSPSKPISLFASPSNPNSVGLLETKNSPSTVTNSRMCWSVRPEIQSDALSASGNKESCDKKHETSQGCRIFGIQLNEGCGIEETSPVPTITRVGRIRTDQPMTYLEVDSERQSQQSADRSDTPAITSEPDMSCLREMQTRQPRSCTKVHMQGMAVGRAVDLTRLSGYDKLLQKLETMFNIEGELTSALRKWEVVYTDDEDDMMMVGDDPWVEFCSMVRKIYIYTSEEAKRLSPKKKFPVIAGVVKLGSKKSLLDADADQNNVEDEDPEGAA; translated from the exons ATGGCAGTGGCGCTTGCAAATAGCTCACCAGGTTTCG GGACTTCTGGTGATGCTTTGTATAAGGAATTATGGCATGCATGTGCTGGGCCTTTGGTTACCTTACCTCGTGAAGGAGAGCGTGTTTATTACTTTCCTCAAGGTCACATGGAACAG TTGGAAGCCTCGACAAACCAAGGGCTAGACCATCATGTGCCTGCATTCAATCTACCCTCAAAGATCCTGTGTAAGGTGGTCAATGTTGTTCTTcga GCAGAAGAAGATACAGATGAAGTTTTTGCGCAGATTACCCTTTTACCTGAATCAAAT CCTGGTGAGATCACTAGTCCAGACCCTCCTTTACCTGAGCCCGAAAGGCCGAAGGTTCATTCATTTTGTAAGACGTTAACGGCCTCCGACACCAGTACCCATGGAGGTTTCTCGGTTCTCAGAAGGCATGCAGAAGAATGTCTTCCTCCACTG GACATGTCTCAAGATCCTCCTTCTCAAGAACTCCTTGCAAAAGATCTTCATGGAAATGACTGGAGATTTCGTCACATCTTTAGAG GTCAACCTAGGCGTCACCTACTTACAAGTGGTTGGAGTGTATTTGTCAGCTCAAAGCGATTGGCAGCCGgtgatgcatttatatttctaAG AGGGGAAAGCGATGAACTGCGTGTTGGTGTAAGAAGGCTCAAACGACAGCTAACTAACATGCCAACGTCTGTCATATCCAGTCATAGCATGCATCTTGGAGTTCTTGCTACCGCATCCCACGCTATCACTACGGGCACCCTTTTTTCTGTCTTCTACAGGCCACG AGCGAGCCAAGCTGAATTTATCATATGCCTAAACAAGTATGTTGAGGCCAAAAATCAAAAGTTGTCTGTTGGGATGAGGTTCAAAATGAGATTTGAGGGCGATGAAGCTCCTGAAAGAAG ATTAAGCGGTACTATTGTTGGTGTAAACAAGAAGACATCTTCTCAATGGGGAGATTCAGAGTGGAGATCATTAAAG GTCCAATGGGATGAGCAATTGTCGATCACCCTACCAGGCAGAGTTTCTCCTTGGGAATTGGAGCCACTTGTTGCAGCTATTCCTCCAATCTCCCAACCAGTCCAGAGAGTCAAACGGGCACGACCACCAGTTTCACTTATTTCATCGGTCTTATCTTCTGGGTCCG GTGGATGGAAATCACCATCCCAGACTGCCCAAATGTTCTCTTTCTCAGCATCACAAAGTGTTTTGGAGCTTCATTCACCATCTAAACCGATTTCTCTGTTTGCATCCCCATCTAATCCCAATTCTGTTGGACTTCTTGAAACAAAAAATTCTCCGTCAACTGTTACCAACAGCCGCATGTGCTGGTCAGTCAGACCGGAAATTCAAAGTGATGCCCTATCTGCAAGCGGCAACAAGGAGTCGTGTGATAAAAAGCATGAAACTAGCCAAGGCTGCAGGATATTTGGTATACAGCTAAATGAAGGTTGTGGAATAGAAGAAACATCACCGGTTCCAACGATTACACGAGTTGGACGGATCAGGACAGATCAGCCAATGACATATTTGGAGGTAGATTCAGAGCGACAATCGCAACAGTCTGCTGACAGATCTGATACGCCTGCAATCACCAGTGAGCCAGATATGTCTTGTTTGAGGGAGATGCAAACCCGGCAACCCAGGAGCTGCACCAAG GTTCACATGCAAGGAATGGCAGTTGGTAGGGCAGTCGACTTGACCAGATTATCTGGATACGACAAGCTTTTGCAGAAATTGGAGACTATGTTTAATATCGAAGGGGAGCTTACTAGTGCACTCAGAAAGTGGGAGGTCGTCTACACGGACGATGAGGATGACATGATGATGGTTGGCGATGACCCCTGGGT GGAGTTCTGTAGCATGGTGAGGAAGATATACATCTACACAAGTGAAGAGGCCAAGAGACTCTCCCCCAAGAAGAAGTTTCCAGTGATCGCTGGAGTCGTCAAACTTGGTTCCAAGAAATCCTTACTCGATGCTGATGCGGATCAGAACAACGTTGAGGATGAGGACCCTGAAGGTGCTGCCTAG